Proteins from one Leptonema illini DSM 21528 genomic window:
- a CDS encoding cytochrome D1 domain-containing protein, whose amino-acid sequence MKKQTQFAVLFSTVALFVLAVACEKKKETAEFTGPGKQVFMSKGCVACHNFGGGDSATGPDLKGVTERRTADWIKKWIDDPAAMLKSDPQAQELSKKYTTHMPKFGLTAEEIDQVIEYFKWQDQQGATAQAFEPLSDKEFTEAKEIYFDRCSGCHGAKRWGATGPSLLPATHIADAKEVEGGGTRAKGQEFIEAMLENGSPKGMPAWGKEKILDARQINLMARYVQMDPPEVPKLGMEEAKKEWELIVPVADRPKSDPTGGQFLNYFGVVLRDAGKVAIIDGTTHKKIAVVDTGKAVHILRSSHSGRYFYVIGRDGRLALIDLWYKEPKVVARGRTCWDARSVDGSKAHGYEDKYAIVGCYTPFQYAIMDGQTLEPLSITSVADSKDWKTGNALPEVRVASIVASDHEPLWVINLKESGWVYLVDYRNPKQPKETRITADNFLHDGGWVSFPGSKEKRYFIVAANAKNSLCVIDVVAKKLVKVGAKPCIETGNRPHPGRGANFVHPKFGPVYATSHISEEVITLIGVDPAGHPQHAWKVVEKIPMKSAGSLFVKTHPNSRNLWVDMPLSSQAGVNGEVGVYNIDTGKMQYIKVSPDRIVHMEYNKDGNEVWISGWLDNSIYIYDDKTLKLKKKISESWVFTPTGKFNVYNSKNDIY is encoded by the coding sequence GTGAAGAAACAGACACAATTCGCGGTCCTCTTTTCAACTGTTGCTCTTTTCGTTCTCGCAGTCGCATGCGAGAAGAAAAAGGAAACGGCTGAATTCACAGGGCCCGGAAAACAGGTATTTATGTCGAAGGGATGTGTGGCCTGCCACAACTTCGGCGGAGGAGATTCGGCCACCGGGCCTGATCTTAAAGGCGTTACGGAACGACGCACGGCGGACTGGATCAAGAAATGGATCGATGATCCGGCTGCCATGCTGAAAAGTGATCCGCAGGCGCAGGAGCTGAGCAAGAAGTACACGACCCACATGCCGAAATTCGGTCTGACGGCCGAAGAGATCGACCAGGTCATCGAGTACTTCAAATGGCAGGATCAGCAGGGAGCAACGGCCCAGGCCTTTGAACCGCTGAGCGATAAGGAATTCACCGAGGCAAAAGAGATCTATTTCGATCGCTGCTCGGGCTGTCACGGCGCAAAGCGCTGGGGAGCAACCGGTCCTTCGCTGCTTCCGGCAACGCATATTGCCGATGCGAAAGAAGTGGAGGGTGGTGGAACTCGCGCTAAGGGCCAGGAGTTTATCGAGGCTATGCTTGAGAACGGCTCTCCGAAAGGAATGCCTGCCTGGGGCAAAGAGAAGATTCTCGATGCGCGTCAGATCAACCTGATGGCTCGTTACGTGCAGATGGATCCGCCCGAAGTTCCGAAGCTCGGAATGGAAGAGGCGAAAAAAGAATGGGAGCTTATCGTTCCTGTTGCCGATCGTCCGAAGAGTGATCCGACAGGCGGCCAGTTCCTGAACTACTTCGGAGTCGTGCTGCGTGATGCGGGCAAGGTTGCCATCATCGACGGAACGACGCATAAGAAGATCGCCGTCGTCGATACAGGCAAAGCGGTTCATATTCTGCGTTCGTCGCATTCGGGTCGTTATTTCTATGTCATCGGCCGTGACGGACGTCTTGCGCTGATCGACCTCTGGTATAAAGAGCCGAAAGTCGTGGCCCGCGGTCGTACCTGCTGGGACGCTCGCTCCGTCGACGGATCGAAGGCCCATGGATACGAAGATAAGTACGCCATCGTCGGCTGCTACACTCCGTTCCAGTATGCCATCATGGACGGTCAGACTCTCGAGCCGTTGAGCATCACCTCGGTGGCCGATTCGAAGGACTGGAAGACAGGGAACGCCCTTCCCGAAGTACGCGTCGCCTCGATCGTCGCCTCGGACCACGAGCCTCTCTGGGTCATCAACCTGAAAGAGTCGGGCTGGGTCTATCTTGTGGACTACCGTAATCCGAAGCAGCCGAAAGAAACTCGCATCACTGCGGATAACTTTCTGCATGACGGCGGCTGGGTATCGTTCCCCGGATCGAAAGAAAAGCGCTACTTCATCGTCGCTGCCAACGCGAAAAACAGCCTCTGCGTCATCGACGTCGTCGCTAAAAAGCTCGTGAAGGTCGGCGCGAAACCATGTATCGAGACGGGTAACCGTCCGCATCCGGGTCGGGGCGCGAACTTCGTGCATCCGAAATTCGGACCTGTATATGCGACGTCGCATATCAGTGAAGAAGTGATCACGCTCATCGGCGTCGATCCAGCCGGACATCCGCAGCATGCATGGAAGGTCGTCGAGAAGATCCCGATGAAATCCGCCGGTTCGCTCTTTGTGAAAACGCATCCGAATTCGCGCAACCTCTGGGTTGATATGCCGCTGTCCTCGCAGGCCGGCGTGAACGGCGAAGTCGGTGTGTATAACATTGATACGGGCAAGATGCAGTACATCAAGGTCAGCCCGGATCGTATCGTGCACATGGAATACAACAAGGACGGGAACGAGGTCTGGATTTCCGGATGGCTCGACAACAGCATCTACATCTACGATGATAAGACGCTGAAGCTGAAAAAGAAAATCAGCGAGAGCTGGGTGTTTACGCCCACAGGCAAGTTCAACGTTTACAACAGTAAAAACGACATCTATTGA
- a CDS encoding c-type cytochrome — protein MKWSLSLVAFYALAALVACEAKTQSVATHSELWQQGQVIFDMNCKSCHSMEDEKLTGPSLHRFRITMDGTEARQSIIEPSRDIVPGYTDIMPQDFGTRLTESQMDALIFYLTNG, from the coding sequence ATGAAATGGTCGCTGTCCCTGGTAGCGTTTTATGCGCTCGCTGCGCTCGTTGCGTGCGAGGCGAAGACGCAATCCGTTGCGACGCATTCAGAGCTGTGGCAGCAGGGACAGGTCATCTTTGATATGAACTGCAAGTCCTGCCACAGTATGGAGGACGAAAAACTGACGGGCCCATCGCTGCATCGATTTCGCATAACGATGGATGGAACGGAGGCACGACAGTCGATTATCGAGCCTTCGCGAGATATAGTACCGGGTTATACAGATATCATGCCCCAGGATTTCGGCACAAGGCTCACAGAGAGCCAGATGGATGCGCTGATTTTTTATCTGACAAACGGATAG
- a CDS encoding Lrp/AsnC family transcriptional regulator: MNAEEENRLARIVQEGFPVTERPYQSLADTMNVSESEILRIMEDWRDSGRLREISAVMEGDRIGYESALVCGAVPASNVEQVASVISEHPLVTHNYERRHFYNIWFTIAAPEHEGIESHIEALERLTGVRPFHVLRRRHTFKIGVVFDLIDRCNKTVGHPLTFSQELLEPDEKQQRIIRAIQSNLPLGSRPFKSLSAEHGLAEDDLLEFLSSQKGKSVRKYVATFHHRKLGVKSNAMTCWKVDESRITDVGALMLTDTAVSHCYSRDVAPGFPYNLYTMLHGPDMTFVGEAARRLSELSGCDKYILLESTREFKKTRLRYFTAAEMAWRERHLERVPA; encoded by the coding sequence ATGAATGCCGAAGAAGAGAACAGGTTAGCCAGAATCGTGCAGGAGGGCTTTCCCGTTACGGAAAGGCCATATCAATCCCTCGCCGATACGATGAACGTAAGCGAGAGCGAGATCCTGCGCATCATGGAAGACTGGCGCGATAGCGGACGCCTGCGCGAGATTTCCGCCGTCATGGAAGGCGACCGTATCGGATACGAATCAGCCCTTGTATGCGGCGCCGTACCTGCCTCAAATGTCGAGCAGGTGGCGTCGGTAATCTCAGAGCATCCGCTTGTAACGCATAACTACGAGCGCCGGCACTTCTATAACATCTGGTTCACGATTGCAGCTCCTGAACACGAAGGGATTGAAAGCCACATCGAAGCTCTCGAACGATTGACCGGCGTACGTCCCTTTCATGTGCTGCGTCGCAGGCATACCTTTAAAATCGGTGTCGTCTTTGATCTGATCGACCGATGCAATAAAACGGTCGGGCATCCACTGACGTTCTCGCAGGAGCTGCTTGAGCCCGATGAGAAACAGCAGAGAATCATTCGCGCCATTCAGAGCAATCTTCCATTGGGCAGTCGTCCGTTTAAAAGCCTTTCGGCCGAGCATGGTCTCGCTGAAGACGATTTGCTCGAATTCTTATCTTCGCAGAAAGGCAAGAGCGTTCGCAAATACGTCGCCACCTTTCATCATCGTAAACTTGGCGTGAAGTCAAATGCGATGACCTGCTGGAAGGTCGATGAGAGTCGTATCACCGACGTCGGCGCCCTGATGCTCACCGATACGGCCGTCAGCCACTGCTATTCGAGAGACGTCGCTCCCGGCTTCCCGTATAACCTTTATACGATGCTGCACGGTCCCGATATGACCTTTGTCGGCGAAGCGGCTCGGCGGCTTTCTGAGCTTTCGGGCTGCGATAAATACATCCTGCTGGAATCGACTCGCGAATTCAAGAAGACCCGGCTGCGTTACTTTACGGCAGCCGAGATGGCGTGGAGAGAGCGGCATCTGGAGCGAGTGCCTGCATGA
- a CDS encoding cytochrome D1 domain-containing protein, translated as MNRTLESDVQAQKSFIRTARRMARRFSLLAAVAFFFALNARCTESYPGPGSLLFVVEREAGNVAVVNYRTGELVKRINIGGNMRHASMVFDQALEYGYIAARDGKLHRIRMKDLSHAGTVDCAENAIGLAISSDSRVVAVAGYKPGGITLIDTESFTVLQQIPTLRDGEKESRVTGLVDAPDNAFLGALMDRSQIWKLVRDPEGLKYTVESFPAASSAPFDALITPDARYYITGHFNSREITALDLRNGKTKNILLSDTLSSGTAQQNRPVKMPHMEAWAVSEDTIYLPAADENELKMLDRSTLRFKGRIALSGSPVYAMVHPGGRYLWVSFAGESEDGHIEIVDLETAKIVQSIDAGKRIYHMGFTPRGDMAFISSNLTNELIVMDAKSYRILHRVPVESPSGIFGVWRAFQTGL; from the coding sequence ATGAACAGGACTTTGGAGTCAGATGTGCAGGCGCAGAAATCCTTCATCCGAACGGCGCGTCGTATGGCCCGCCGATTCTCGCTGCTCGCTGCGGTCGCATTCTTTTTCGCTCTGAACGCCCGATGCACCGAGAGTTATCCGGGACCGGGCTCGCTGCTTTTCGTCGTTGAAAGGGAGGCGGGTAACGTCGCCGTTGTGAATTACAGAACCGGCGAGCTGGTGAAGCGCATCAATATCGGCGGCAATATGCGTCATGCCTCGATGGTGTTCGATCAGGCCCTCGAGTACGGTTATATCGCCGCCCGTGACGGCAAGCTGCATCGCATTCGCATGAAGGATTTGAGCCATGCAGGTACGGTCGATTGTGCCGAGAACGCCATCGGCCTTGCTATTTCTTCAGATTCGCGAGTCGTCGCCGTCGCCGGATACAAGCCCGGCGGGATCACTCTCATCGATACGGAATCCTTCACCGTTTTACAGCAGATCCCGACCCTGAGAGATGGCGAGAAGGAATCACGCGTCACGGGTCTTGTCGATGCTCCGGATAACGCTTTTCTCGGCGCCCTGATGGATCGCTCGCAGATCTGGAAGCTTGTTCGAGATCCCGAGGGCCTGAAATACACGGTGGAGTCGTTTCCTGCCGCTTCATCGGCTCCGTTTGATGCACTGATTACACCCGATGCGCGCTATTATATTACGGGTCATTTTAATTCAAGAGAGATCACCGCGCTGGATCTGAGAAACGGCAAAACAAAAAACATACTTCTGTCAGATACTCTATCCTCCGGAACCGCACAGCAGAATCGTCCGGTTAAAATGCCTCATATGGAGGCCTGGGCGGTTTCGGAGGATACCATTTATCTGCCGGCGGCGGACGAGAACGAGCTGAAGATGCTTGATCGTTCTACTCTGCGCTTTAAAGGCCGTATTGCGTTATCCGGATCGCCTGTGTATGCGATGGTGCATCCGGGCGGACGATATCTCTGGGTCAGCTTCGCCGGAGAGTCCGAAGACGGCCATATCGAGATCGTCGATCTTGAGACGGCGAAGATCGTTCAGTCTATCGATGCAGGCAAGCGTATCTATCACATGGGCTTTACTCCGCGAGGAGATATGGCCTTTATTTCGAGCAATCTGACGAACGAGCTGATCGTCATGGATGCAAAGAGCTATCGTATTCTTCACCGTGTGCCCGTCGAATCACCGTCGGGCATTTTTGGCGTCTGGCGCGCTTTTCAAACAGGTCTGTAA